TGATAATGAAGTCATTGCAATAGACAACGCTAAGTTCCCTTTTGCTAAATAAACCATAACATTTGATGCAGTGCCACCCGGTACTGAACCGAGCAACACTAATCCAGCTGCTAATTCCGCTGGTAAATTCATAACGTAGGCTAGTACGTATGCGACAAGTGGCATAATAATAAACTGAGCACATACACCGATAATAACTGGCAATGGTTTTGTAGCGATGATTTTAAAATCAACAGCCTTTAATGTTAATCCCATCCCAAACATTACAATCCCAAGTAAAATCGTTATGTAACTAGTTAACCCTAGAAATGGCACGGGAATGAAGTATGCAATAGCTGCCATACAAATAACCCAAAATGCAAAATACTTTCCAGCTATATTACTTATCGCTTCTAGTACTTTCATCCAATCAGCCCCTATCTTTTAATTGAAACACCTTATTCGGATTCAAAATATTTTGCGGATCAAGAGCTTTCTTTATTTTCTCCATTACAAATAATGCCGCCCCATGTTCTTCTTCTTGATACTTTCGTTTTCCGATTCCAACGCCATGTTCTCCTGTACACGTTCCTCCTCGTTTAAGAGCATACAGAACGATACTTTCGTTTATTTCGTCCGCCTTCTTTACTTCCTCTTTATCATTTGTGTCAATCATTAAGAGTACATGGAAATTCCCATCTCCAACATGACCTAGAATACCGCCAATAAGCCCTACTTTATCTAATACCTCTTTCGCATGTTGAATCGCTCCAGCTAATTCCGAAATTGGCACACATACGTCTGTACTCATTAGCTTTTTACCAGGATAACTATGCACGTAAGAGTACGCTAAGTTATACGCTAAGTTATGTCTTGCATCCCACAGTTTATTTCTCGCTGCTGTTTCCGTCTCAAACGCAATTTCTATACATTTATGATCAAGAACGATTTCTTTCGTAAATTCAATATCTTGCTTTAACCCTGCTTCATTGCCGTGAAACTCTAAAAACAGTGTCGGTTCTTCTCTGTAACTTGTTTCATTGTAATAATTTACTTGTTTCATAGATAATTCATCAACGAGTTCAATTCTCGCGATTGGAATACCTGCTTGTAATATGTTAATTACAGCTTCTACTGCATCATTTATAGTTGGAAACGATGCCCTCGCAGCCATAACATGTTCTGGTATACCGTATACT
This genomic interval from Bacillus thuringiensis contains the following:
- a CDS encoding FAD-binding oxidoreductase; translation: MEITIEHVVNELKGILPEDRVVINMTVRELHSKDESYHSSSLPDVVVFPKTTEEVSAIMKIAIQHGTAVVPFGVGSSLEGHVIPYEKGITMDFSLMNKILEIREKDFLVRVQPGVTRSQLNKELKKYGLFFSVDPGADATLGGMAATNASGTTAVKYGVMRDQVRDLEVVLADGGVIHTGNLAAKSSSGYHLNGIFVGSEGTLGCFTELTLKVYGIPEHVMAARASFPTINDAVEAVINILQAGIPIARIELVDELSMKQVNYYNETSYREEPTLFLEFHGNEAGLKQDIEFTKEIVLDHKCIEIAFETETAARNKLWDARHNLAYNLAYSYVHSYPGKKLMSTDVCVPISELAGAIQHAKEVLDKVGLIGGILGHVGDGNFHVLLMIDTNDKEEVKKADEINESIVLYALKRGGTCTGEHGVGIGKRKYQEEEHGAALFVMEKIKKALDPQNILNPNKVFQLKDRG